The Miscanthus floridulus cultivar M001 chromosome 7, ASM1932011v1, whole genome shotgun sequence genome includes a region encoding these proteins:
- the LOC136467122 gene encoding protein FAR1-RELATED SEQUENCE 5-like isoform X1, translating into MQSIHPCFDLVEFSTGLGCPFPMSHVEPTAVGADQAGEGAVVPHGDGVGGSGGDVATAEAQVVVAVSTSGDERRGDYGDDAENEEEEAATVQGSKEGTEELLRKVVYSEEAAYKLYCDYGHRMGFSIRKGKQSYFTGTKRIRTKDYFCSKEGLKEGEKLTDTNFNDPHTRTNCRAMVRFRVNDQGEWKVIRLVSDHNHNLARPEERHLLRSARSLIAGRSSSVEAMLYGGYKVQPQLPAGSTSATNNVENPKQDLLLGYGATAKTLTVGTGDVQSLVSHLKSRANEDGMFYWDVQLDRGGRMTNFFWRDGRSRADYDCFGDVVVFDSTYRLSKQNLIFAPFVGVNHHWQTTMYGCALLADESTSSFVWLFKSFLESMGNRHPQSIFTNLDQVVSKAVEEVFPNACHRIAHWHIQKNAQSRLGALNVSKPFNKMFTKCIQGCDSETEFEETWAQMLFEFKLQDNKWLKKLYKLKHKWFSALNKCTFDGGIEYEPQCDNMSNIFNNVTDKLTSLCAIAVAVDKQTEDWREKELDEDTRCLQKPPACIIRHSDILNHAAKVYTHRIYKLFETDFLDGCGATKFKELPCQDNNTYQFEMTMQGRGSRVCTVHFNMPTMRLSCSCSKFETMGLLCPHALKALSIKNICKIPESYILKRWTKDAKKWVFNPKQYESSYQECMNDEAAYCNYVMRYAYDLVTKSQGQEALRKVLWETLESGEKELEGYLENVTQHAPSYAT; encoded by the coding sequence ATGCAATCCATCCACCCATGCTTCGATCTGGTAGAGTTTAGTACCGGACTCGGGTGCCCCTTCCCCATGTCGCATGTCGAGCCCACCGCCGTCGGCGCGGACCAGGCCGGCGAGGGGGCGGTCGTGCCGCACGGCGACGGTGTCGGTGGCAGCGGGGGTGACGTGGCCACCGCGGAAGCGCAAGTGGTTGTTGCTGTTTCCACCTCCGGCGACGAGAGGCGGGGCGATTACGGCGACGATGCAGAGAACGAGGAAGAGGAGGCCGCAACGGTGCAGGGCAGCAAGGAGGGCACGGAAGAGCTGCTCCGGAAGGTGGTGTACAGCGAAGAGGCCGCTTACAAGCTCTACTGCGATTATGGCCACCGCATGGGGTTCAGCATCCGGAAAGGGAAGCAGTCCTACTTCACCGGCACCAAGCGGATACGCACCAAGGACTACTTCTGCTCCAAGGAGGGGCTCAAGGAAGGGGAGAAGCTCACCGATACAAATTTCAACGACCCCCACACCAGGACCAATTGCAGGGCCATGGTGCGGTTCAGGGTGAATGATCAGGGTGAGTGGAAGGTTATCCGACTGGTATCTGATCATAACCACAACCTGGCAAGGCCTGAGGAACGACACCTTTTGCGTTCTGCAAGGTCACTTATAGCAGGCCGGTCGAGTTCTGTGGAGGCGATGTTGTATGGGGGTTATAAGGTGCAACCACAATTGCCTGCAGGGAGTACTAGTGCAACCAACAATGTGGAGAATCCGAAGCAAGATTTGCTCCTCGGCTATGGTGCTACGGCGAAGACGCTGACTGTAGGGACTGGGGACGTGCAGAGCCTTGTGAGCCACCTGAAAAGCAGAGCAAATGAAGATGGCATGTTCTACTGGGATGTTCAATTGGACAGAGGTGGTCGGATGACTAATTTCTTTTGGCGTGATGGGAGGAGCAGGGCCGACTATGACTGTTTCGGTGATGTGGTCGTGTTTGATTCAACTTATCGCTTGAGCAAACAGAACCTGATATTTGCACCTTTTGTTGGCGTCAACCATCATTGGCAGACCACTATGTATGGTTGCGCGCTCTTAGCTGACGAGTCTACTTCATCTTTTGTGTGGCTGTTCAAGTCTTTCTTGGAGTCCATGGGGAACCGACATCCACAATCTATTTTCACAAATCTGGATCAAGTTGTGTCAAAAGCAGTTGAGGAGGTTTTCCCAAATGCATGTCATCGCATTGCTCATTGGCACATCCAAAAGAATGCTCAGTCTCGTCTTGGTGCTCTTAATGTTTCAAAACCGTTCAATAAGATGTTCACCAAGTGCATACAGGGATGTGACTCAGAAACAGAGTTTGAGGAAACATGGGCTCAAATGCTCTTTGAATTTAAGTTGCAGGATAACAAGTGGCTTAAAAAACTGTATAAGCTCAAACATAAGTGGTTTAGTGCTCTTAACAAGTGCACCTTTGATGGCGGGATTGAGTATGAACCACAATGTGACAATATGAGCAACATATTTAATAATGTTACTGATAAGTTGACTTCTCTTTGTGCAATTGCTGTTGCTGTGGATAAACAGACTGAAGATTGGAGGGAAAAAGAATTGGATGAGGATACACGGTGTTTGCAAAAGCCACCTGCTTGTATCATCAGACACAGTGATATTTTGAATCATGCAGCAAAGGTTTATACACATAGAATCTACAAACTGTTTGAGACAGATTTTCTGGACGGGTGTGGCGCCACAAAATTCAAGGAGCTTCCCTGTCAAGATAACAACACATATCAATTTGAGATGACCATGCAAGGGCGAGGATCAAGAGTTTGCACAGTTCATTTCAATATGCCTACGATGCGATTAAGTTGCAGCTGCAGTAAGTTTGAGACAATGGGTTTACTCTGTCCACATGCTCTGAAAGCTCTTAGCATCAAGAATATATGCAAAATTCCAGAAAGTTACATACTGAAGCGGTGGACCAAGGATGCGAAGAAATGGGTTTTCAACCCAAAACAATATGAATCATCATATCAGGAATGTATGAATGATGAAGCTGCATACTGCAACTATGTTATGAGGTATGCTTATGATCTTGTCACGAAGAGCCAAGGGCAGGAGGCATTAAGGAAAGTGCTGTGGGAGACTCTTGAGAGTGGTGAGAAAGAATTGGAGGGATACCTAGAAAACGTTACCCAACATGCACCTTCTTATGCCACTTGA
- the LOC136467122 gene encoding protein FAR1-RELATED SEQUENCE 5-like isoform X2, translated as MSHVEPTAVGADQAGEGAVVPHGDGVGGSGGDVATAEAQVVVAVSTSGDERRGDYGDDAENEEEEAATVQGSKEGTEELLRKVVYSEEAAYKLYCDYGHRMGFSIRKGKQSYFTGTKRIRTKDYFCSKEGLKEGEKLTDTNFNDPHTRTNCRAMVRFRVNDQGEWKVIRLVSDHNHNLARPEERHLLRSARSLIAGRSSSVEAMLYGGYKVQPQLPAGSTSATNNVENPKQDLLLGYGATAKTLTVGTGDVQSLVSHLKSRANEDGMFYWDVQLDRGGRMTNFFWRDGRSRADYDCFGDVVVFDSTYRLSKQNLIFAPFVGVNHHWQTTMYGCALLADESTSSFVWLFKSFLESMGNRHPQSIFTNLDQVVSKAVEEVFPNACHRIAHWHIQKNAQSRLGALNVSKPFNKMFTKCIQGCDSETEFEETWAQMLFEFKLQDNKWLKKLYKLKHKWFSALNKCTFDGGIEYEPQCDNMSNIFNNVTDKLTSLCAIAVAVDKQTEDWREKELDEDTRCLQKPPACIIRHSDILNHAAKVYTHRIYKLFETDFLDGCGATKFKELPCQDNNTYQFEMTMQGRGSRVCTVHFNMPTMRLSCSCSKFETMGLLCPHALKALSIKNICKIPESYILKRWTKDAKKWVFNPKQYESSYQECMNDEAAYCNYVMRYAYDLVTKSQGQEALRKVLWETLESGEKELEGYLENVTQHAPSYAT; from the coding sequence ATGTCGCATGTCGAGCCCACCGCCGTCGGCGCGGACCAGGCCGGCGAGGGGGCGGTCGTGCCGCACGGCGACGGTGTCGGTGGCAGCGGGGGTGACGTGGCCACCGCGGAAGCGCAAGTGGTTGTTGCTGTTTCCACCTCCGGCGACGAGAGGCGGGGCGATTACGGCGACGATGCAGAGAACGAGGAAGAGGAGGCCGCAACGGTGCAGGGCAGCAAGGAGGGCACGGAAGAGCTGCTCCGGAAGGTGGTGTACAGCGAAGAGGCCGCTTACAAGCTCTACTGCGATTATGGCCACCGCATGGGGTTCAGCATCCGGAAAGGGAAGCAGTCCTACTTCACCGGCACCAAGCGGATACGCACCAAGGACTACTTCTGCTCCAAGGAGGGGCTCAAGGAAGGGGAGAAGCTCACCGATACAAATTTCAACGACCCCCACACCAGGACCAATTGCAGGGCCATGGTGCGGTTCAGGGTGAATGATCAGGGTGAGTGGAAGGTTATCCGACTGGTATCTGATCATAACCACAACCTGGCAAGGCCTGAGGAACGACACCTTTTGCGTTCTGCAAGGTCACTTATAGCAGGCCGGTCGAGTTCTGTGGAGGCGATGTTGTATGGGGGTTATAAGGTGCAACCACAATTGCCTGCAGGGAGTACTAGTGCAACCAACAATGTGGAGAATCCGAAGCAAGATTTGCTCCTCGGCTATGGTGCTACGGCGAAGACGCTGACTGTAGGGACTGGGGACGTGCAGAGCCTTGTGAGCCACCTGAAAAGCAGAGCAAATGAAGATGGCATGTTCTACTGGGATGTTCAATTGGACAGAGGTGGTCGGATGACTAATTTCTTTTGGCGTGATGGGAGGAGCAGGGCCGACTATGACTGTTTCGGTGATGTGGTCGTGTTTGATTCAACTTATCGCTTGAGCAAACAGAACCTGATATTTGCACCTTTTGTTGGCGTCAACCATCATTGGCAGACCACTATGTATGGTTGCGCGCTCTTAGCTGACGAGTCTACTTCATCTTTTGTGTGGCTGTTCAAGTCTTTCTTGGAGTCCATGGGGAACCGACATCCACAATCTATTTTCACAAATCTGGATCAAGTTGTGTCAAAAGCAGTTGAGGAGGTTTTCCCAAATGCATGTCATCGCATTGCTCATTGGCACATCCAAAAGAATGCTCAGTCTCGTCTTGGTGCTCTTAATGTTTCAAAACCGTTCAATAAGATGTTCACCAAGTGCATACAGGGATGTGACTCAGAAACAGAGTTTGAGGAAACATGGGCTCAAATGCTCTTTGAATTTAAGTTGCAGGATAACAAGTGGCTTAAAAAACTGTATAAGCTCAAACATAAGTGGTTTAGTGCTCTTAACAAGTGCACCTTTGATGGCGGGATTGAGTATGAACCACAATGTGACAATATGAGCAACATATTTAATAATGTTACTGATAAGTTGACTTCTCTTTGTGCAATTGCTGTTGCTGTGGATAAACAGACTGAAGATTGGAGGGAAAAAGAATTGGATGAGGATACACGGTGTTTGCAAAAGCCACCTGCTTGTATCATCAGACACAGTGATATTTTGAATCATGCAGCAAAGGTTTATACACATAGAATCTACAAACTGTTTGAGACAGATTTTCTGGACGGGTGTGGCGCCACAAAATTCAAGGAGCTTCCCTGTCAAGATAACAACACATATCAATTTGAGATGACCATGCAAGGGCGAGGATCAAGAGTTTGCACAGTTCATTTCAATATGCCTACGATGCGATTAAGTTGCAGCTGCAGTAAGTTTGAGACAATGGGTTTACTCTGTCCACATGCTCTGAAAGCTCTTAGCATCAAGAATATATGCAAAATTCCAGAAAGTTACATACTGAAGCGGTGGACCAAGGATGCGAAGAAATGGGTTTTCAACCCAAAACAATATGAATCATCATATCAGGAATGTATGAATGATGAAGCTGCATACTGCAACTATGTTATGAGGTATGCTTATGATCTTGTCACGAAGAGCCAAGGGCAGGAGGCATTAAGGAAAGTGCTGTGGGAGACTCTTGAGAGTGGTGAGAAAGAATTGGAGGGATACCTAGAAAACGTTACCCAACATGCACCTTCTTATGCCACTTGA